GACCGATGCGTTTTCGAAACGGGAATCGCTGTATTTGAGAGCCTTGAGCTCACCAAAATGGGTTGTGGCCACTGTGAGTCTGGCCCGGTCTGCAAGCACGCGCAGGAGAGCGGTGGCCAAGGCGCTTCCCTCGCTTGGATCCGTCCCCGCTCCCACTTCATCTAGCAGCACCAGTGCAGGAGCTGGGCCCGAACCGATGGCCTCCAAGATGCGACCGATGCGCTTCACATGACCACTGAAAGTGGACAAGCTCTGCTGCAGTGATTGCTCATCGCCAATATCAGCAAGAACCTGGGCGCACCAAGGCAGGGTTGGACGACCGCTGCAGGGGAGCCAGAGGCCTGCACGCGCCATCAATGCAGCGAGCCCAAGACTCTTGAGCGTGACGGTCTTGCCACCGGTGTTCGGGCCTGTGATGGCAACCACCCTCAGGGACGCTGAGACATCAACGCTGACGGGAACCACAGCTGATCCCCGCTCTCTGCGCTCCTGCCACACCAGTAGTGGATGACGCAGATTCTGAAGAGTGAACGGAGCATCGCTTGCGGCCTCGAGCTGAGGCGGTACAGCACCAAGCCATTGCCCGTAACGACCTCGGGCCAAAGCCAGATCCAGATGCAACAGCACTGCAATGAGTGCAAACAAACCATCGACCTGTTCTGCGACAACAGCACTGAGTTCGGCTAGAACGCGCTGCTCCTCCTGACGGATCCTGCCCTCGAGATCCACCAACCGATTGCCTAGATCGACCACCGACTTGGGCTCCACAAACACTGTGCTTCCCGAGGCGGAACTGTCATGAACCATTCCCGGACATTGACCCCCTGCCCCCGCCTTCACAGCCAGCACAGGTCGTCCATTCCGTTCAGCGACCACGGTGTCCTGAAGGTGTGCTGACCAGCGCCGAATCAGATCCTGCAACTTGTCGCGTCGGCGTGAACGCAGTTCCTGCCATTGCCGACGCAATCCCTCCAGCGGGGCACTGGCGCGATCGGCCACGCGACCGCCTTCTTCAATGGCGAACTTGAGACGTTGTTCCAGCTCCGGCAAGGTGGCCACATCCGAGAGCAGAGCTGTACAAACAGGCCTCAGCTCAGGATCATCGATCTGCCGGCGCAAACGACGAGCTGCGCCCAGGGTGTCGGCCACTGCGAGCAGCTCCTCCCCAGACGCAATACCTCCCTTGCTGCAACGCAGCAGAATCATCTCGAGATCACCTACCCCCTGGAAGCTCAGACCTCCATCTAAAAGACCGTCCAGGCTTGCCATCTCCTGAGTTCTCGCCTGAAGGGTGAGGCTTTCAGAAAGAGATTCCGGCAGTGAACCTCTGCAACAGTGGCGTCGCCCCTGAAGCGTGCTGGTGAAGCTGGAGAGATGCTGGCAAAGGCGCGGCCACTCGAGCAGCTCCAGTGTTTCCTCAAGAGCGGACATCAATCGAGCTGAGCGACTCCAGGTTGATTCGTAGGGATTCCCCCCGGAGGCTCGTAGAGCATCTCTAGCCAATTGCCTTCGGGATCGCGCAAGTAAAACGATGCCGTGCCATCACGATGGTCATGGACCCCACCCACTGCGACACCTGAAGCCTTCAGACGGTCATGCACCACGTCCACCTCTGCACGATCGCGAAAATGGAAGGCGAAATGGGGACCTGCAGCCTTGTATTTAGGTCCCAGCAGCGCCAAACCATCTCGAGAATCACCGGCTTCGAGATAACACCAGTCATTGGCCTCCCACACCATTCTCATGCCGAGGCCTGTGTAAAAACTGACAGCCCGTTCCATGTCATTCACGCGAATGGCGACATGACCAAGGCGCTGCACGGCAGACATGAACAATCTCATTCAGCCCACATATTCTGTAGGGCGCAGGCCCCTGAGCGGTGGCCTGACTGTGAATTCGATCCAAGAACTGATCGAATCTCCTCCAAGCTGAACAAGTGCTCTGTCAAATCAGGGCAGAGACGCCCAATCTCAGCTCTTGATCCTCACCTATCACCCCTGCTGCAGCCATTCAGCGGCATCGCAGGCGTGATACGTAAGAATCAGATCCGCTCCAGCCCTTTTAAAGCTGAGCAGCGTCTCGAGAACCACGGAGCGCTCATCAATCCATCCCTTCTCGGCCGCTGCTTTCACCATCGAATATTCGCCACTGACGTTGTAGGCGGCGATGGGAAGCTCAGACTCCAGTCGCAGCCGAAGAATGATGTCGAGATATGCAAGGCCCGGCTTCACCATCATGATGTCGGCCCCTTCCTGTTCATCCAGCTGAGCCTCAGTAATCGCCTCCCGAGCGTTGGCCGGATCCATCTGATAGGAGTCTTTGTTTTTAGGAATTGGCTTGCTGCCCGTTGTGCGGGGGGCTGAATCAAGTGCTTCGCGAAAGGGGCCGTAATAAGCGGATGAGTACTTAGCCGTGTAGCTGATCACACCCACGTGCTCAAAGCCTTCATCGTCGAGAGCTTCGCGGATGGCACCGACACGACCATCCATCATGTCGCTTGGACCAATGAGATCGGCACCGGCACGAGCCTGCATTACGGCCTGCTTACAAAGCTGCTCGATGGTTTCATCATTGAGCACGACGCCTTGCTCATTCACGATGCCGTCATGGCCATCACAGGAATACGGATCAAGGGCGACATCGGTCATGACCGCCATTTCAGGGATTTCCTGCTTCAGCTGGCGGATGGCACGAGGAATCAGACCGTTTTCGTTAAAACATTCGGCACCATCTTCGGTTTTGAGTCCTTCAGACACCTTGGGGAAAAGCACTACGCAACGGATGCCCAGACTCCAGGCACGCTTCACCTCCAAAGTGAGTTGATCGAGGCTCCAGCGACAGGCTCCCGGCATGGCGGCAATGGGCTCAACTCCAGCACCTTCATGCACAAATAACGGATAGATGAAATCTGCTGGGGAAAGACTGGTTTCACGGACCATCGCACGCAATGCCGGCGAGCGGCGCAGGCGACGCGGGCGGTAGGTGAGATCCATCAGCAGCCTTGATCAGTACAGAAAATCGTAAGCGTCAACCACTGGCAAAGTCTCAAAGACGAGCGTTCTTTAGCCAGTCGCTTCGAGGATCGTCCGTTCGAGCCTCCCTGAGCTGTTCCAGCAAATTGCGCTGCTCATCGGACCATTGGGTGGGCCACTGCACACTGAGATTGAGCAGCAGATCACCTCGACCTGCCTTTGAGGGCCAGCCTTTCCCTTTCAGACGAAGGCTTCTGCCAGGAGATGTACCGGCAGGAATCGACACCTCAGCCTCACCGTCAGGTGTCATGACCTTCACCATGCCACCAAGAGCAAGCTCATCGACGGAGACGGGCAGATCAGCACGCAGCTGATCACCATCAAGACGCCAGACCGGGTGCGTTTGCACCTCAAGGTTGAGATAAAGATCACCGCGACGTCCAGTCCCCGGCTGCAGATTCCCCTTCCCTTTGAGTCGAAGCCTGGATCCTGTTTTGACACCGGCAGGGATCCTGACTTGGACTCTCTCATCATTCACAGAAAGCGTTCTCTCAGCACCGCGGAAGGCTTCGGCAAAACTCACTTTCACATTGGCTTCGGCATCGAGATTCAAAGGAGCCCTCGAGGCCCCGCGAGGGAAGCCACCACCAGGGAAACCGCCGCTAGGAAAACCACCGCCGGCGAAACCACCTGGGGCACCTCCAAAGCCTGCATTTCCAGGTCCAGCGAAACGACCCAGCAGGTCATTAATGAAATCGTCGAAATTGCCATAACGACCAAAATCAACATCAAATCCAGCGCCGCCCGGTCCAGCACCAGGAGCCCCAGCCTGATTCCAATACTGACCGAACTGCTCGTATCTACTGCGCTTATCCGGATCGGAGAGCACCTCATAGGCCTCGCTCACCTCCTTAAATTTGGCCTCAGCAGTGGCATCACCAGGATTCACATCAGGGTGATATTGACGGGCAAGCTTGCGAAAAGCGCGCTTAATCGCATCGGCATCAGCACTGCGCTCTACCCCGAGCACCTTGAAGTAGTCGCGGTATCCACTGCCGGCCATGGTGATCGATGAGCTCCAAGCGCTCCGGTTGGGTTCAGTGTCCCAGTTCCGTCCGGGCTTCGGCACCGATCGAGGGGGCCGGATGCCCGTACGTCGGAACACGCGTACATTTCGCGCATGTTCAAAGCTCTTTTGCTTGGCGCACTTACCAGCGTCAACATCATTTTTGTGGGCAACGGCGCAGCCAAAGCAGTCCCCGACCCCGGTGCTCTTGCCGACTTCCTGAGCCAGACCAAGGTCACGTACTACGGCTCATGGCGCTGTCCGGCGTGTCAGTACCAAGGGCGTCTGTTCGGCGACGCAGCAGTGCGTCTTCCCTACGTGGAATGTGGCAAGCCAAAGGAACTACCGATCCAAGCGGCTGCCTGCAAACGACAAGAAATCCTGGCTTATCCCACCTGGATCCTGCCCAACGGTGAACGCCGGGAAGGTGTTCAATCCCTAGAAGATCTCAAGATCTGGTCGGGAATGCCCCGCAACCCCTAAGGCCATGACCGCGAGCAGGCAGCCCCTGATCAACGGCTTTCAATGGAGACACTGGCGAGGAGATCTCACAGGGGGTGTTACGGCCGCTGTCGTAGCACTTCCGCTCGCCCTCGCTTTTGGTAACGCGGCGCTGGGTCCCGGAGGTGCGATTTACGGTCTCTACGGAGCGATTATCGCCGGCTTTCTTGCAGCAATGTTTGGGGGCACACCGGCTCAGGTCAGCGGCCCCACAGGCCCGATGAGTGTCACGGTAGCTGGCGTGGTCAGCAGCCTCGCTGCCGTTGGAACAAGCCGTGAACTCAGTCAAGGAGACATGCTGTCCATGGTCATGGCGGCTGTGGTTCTTGGGGGGTTGCTGCAGATCCTGATGGGGATATTGCGCTTGGGGAGATACATCACCCTGGTTCCCTACTCGGTGGTCTCCGGATTCATGTCAGGAATCGGCGTCATCATTCTGTGTCTTCAAATTGGCCCTTTGCTGGGAATTAATAGCCAGGGAGGAGTGGTGCCTTCACTGCAGATGGTGATCAGTAATTTCACACCCAACACTGCAGCGGTGACAGTTGGAATCGCAACACTCGCAATCGTTTTCGCCACTCCGAGGCAGATCAGCAAGGTGATTCCCTCGCCCTTGTTGGCACTTCTATTGATCACACCACTAGCCCTGTGGCTGTTTCCAGAAAACCTGCCTCGCATCGGTTCGATCCCCGAGGGAGGACTGAGCTTCAGCGCACCCAACTGGACCAACCACTTTCCGCTGTTGATCAAAGCGGGCCTGGTACTTGCGCTGTTAGGGGCAATTGACTCATTACTGACATCACTGGTTGCGGACAACATCAGTCACAGCCGCCATCGATCAGACCGAGAGCTAGTGGGGCAAGGCATTGCCAACAGCATCACAGGATTATTCAGCGGACTCCCAGGCGCAGGCGCAACGATGCGCACAGTGATCAACATCCGATCAGGAGGACGAACACCGCTGTCTGGAATGACGCACTCAGTAGTTTTGCTCGTTCTGCTGTTAGGAGCCGGTCCACTTGCCGAAGGGATTCCGACCGCACTGCTCGCGGGAATCCTGATCAAGGTTGGGCTGGACATCATCGACTGGGGGTTTCTGCGTCGAGCACACAAGCTGTCATTCAAGACAGCACTGGTGATGTGGGGAGTCCTACTAATGACAGTGTTCTGGGATCTAATCGGGGCTGTGCTGATTGGGATGTTCGTAGCCAATCTGCTCACGATTGAATCGCTGACTCACCATCAGCTCGGCAACATGAATACCGGAACGAGCCACCTCTCAACACGAGAGCAGGATTTATTGAGAGGCTGCGGAGACGATCTGATTCTTTTCAGAATGCAAGGCCCACTGAGTTTTGGAGCAGCGAAAGGAATCAGTGAGCGAATGATGTTGGTAAGACAATACAAAGTACTGCTTCTGGATATCACAGATGTGCCACATTTAGGCGTCACAGCAAGCCTGGCTATCGAGAGAATGGTCAAAGAAGCGGAACGACAACAACGAATCGTACTGGTAGCAGGGGCAAGCGGCAAAGTCAAAAAAAGGCTGGCTCAGTTTGGCATTGAAAATCTGATCGACGAAAGGCTCCAAGCATTAAACAAAGCTGCAAATTGGATCAACAAAAAAGCAACCAATCCAACTAAAGACCATAAAAATTAAATCTCAATAATGCAAACTACCAATTCAAACACGCATACATACTTCAACATGTCATGCAACACAATGACTTCCAAGACTGGGCTGCAGAGGCGCGAAATAAGAATTGAATGAAACTTTTCAGCTATGAAAAAACGCCAGCAAAAACCGCTTGAAGGCATCAGCGCCGAGATCAGACATAAAAGCCCTTAAACACAAGCCGGCTAGCAAACAAACGACAATCGATACATTGACAAGTAAAAGCAAAGCCGTCGAACGACGCAGCGAAGGATACGGTTGTTCCAGAAAAGAAGGTGTCTATGCCCTGGGCAGGCGAGCAAACTCTCGAAGCTTTTATTGACTACATCGAATCCGATTCGCTCAAACGCAAAAAGTGGTTATCACGCGTCAGAGAGGCAGGATTCGAACAAGCGTTGACCGAATATCGGGAAATGACATCAGCGAAAGAGATGCCGTTACAGATGTGACAGGAGCCTCGCAAGAAAACAGGAGGCTCAACACAAAATGTCACAAGCTTGTAGCAAAATTACAGCCTCAAGTGTCACATACAACTAAGCAGCGCGTCAAAAGCAGGATCAATCTCGCCCAGAAGCAAGGATGATGATTCAGTTATCCAATTTCTATGGCTTTCACGATTTTCTTTGCAACATCAACAGGCAAAACGGAAGATATATCCGATCGCCTGAAGGAACTCCTGGGGACTGATGCCAAAGATGTTGACAGCATCAGTGGTGTTGACGAATTGGCTTCCGCAGAAGCACTCGTCTGCTGTATTCCAACATGGAATACAGGCGCTGACGAAGCTCGCTCAGGCACAGCCTGGGATGATCTGATTACTGAAATTCCTGGTCAAGACTTTGCGGGTAAGCCCGTTGCCATCCTTGGATTGGGAGACTCCTCAGGTTACGGCGACTATTTCTGTGATGCCATGGAAGAGCTGTACAGCGCATTCCAAAAATCTGGCGCAAAGATGATCGGCAAAGTATCTCCCGAGGGCTATACCTTTGATGAGTCAAAGAGTGTGATCGACGGTAAGTTCTGTGGACTTCCTATCGACGAAGACAACGAGTCTGAGCTGACTGATCAACGCCTATCCGCGTGGGTGCAGCAGATTAATTCTGAAGCCTGATCGCTGATCAAGATCGTCAAAAAGAAAGCGCCCAAGGGCGCTTTTTTTATGGCTTAAAAAAGGTAGTCAAGTAATTAACGGTGAACCCAATCAACCCTGATCTCCTTACGTTGGTTCAGAAACTTATCAATTGACATCGCAGCAATACAGCCGTCTGAACAAGCAACAACGGCTTGCTTAAATGGAGTATTACGGATGTCTCCAATTGCCCAGACACCATCGAGTTCGGTCTTCATGTCATCATTGACTTGCACACCACCTTCCTCCGTTAACGGAATCTGGCCATGCAAATAATCAGTAATTGGCAAGCTACCTGAAGAGTAAACGAAAACACCGTTAACATCCAATTGAGTATCGTCTTCACAGCCTGATTCTTGAAGCTTTACAGCAGTGACACCTGAATCATCACCATCAACAGACGTGAGTCGAGTACGCTTCCAACGCTGAACATTTGGCGAAGATTCAAGCTGAGATAAGCCTGTACAACTTGCACTAGGCTTGCTGTTAGTAATCCAATGAACAGTAGAAGCGAATTTAGTTAAAACGAGAGCTTCGTCAATAGCTTCTTGGTTAGATCCATAAACGGCTACTTGTTGATTTTTATAAAAAGCACCATCGCAAGTCGCGCAATAACTCACACCACGCCCCAGATACTGATCTTCGCCGGGCAGCGTAGAAGTGCGGCCCATGGCACCAGTAGCCAACACTAGTGTCTTTCCCTTGAACGTACCTTCAGGGGTATAAACAGTTTTTTCAGGACCAGAAATATCGATTCCATAAACTTGGACCTGCTGATAATTAGCTCCATAACTAATCGCCTGATCCCTCATGGTTTTCAGTAGATCAGCGCCAGAAGTATCAGTAGGAACCCCAGGATAGTTTGCAATTTTGTGAGTAATCGCGAGAGCACCGACTGCAGGATTTTTATCTAAAACATAAGTCTTTAATGAGGAACGAGCTGTGTACAACGCACAAGCACAACCTGCAGGGCCACCACCAATAATAATGACATCAGCTTCGAAAATATCAGACATAATTAACTCCGAGCGAGAGATGTAAAGTCGTTAGCGTTAAGTCCTCGATCAATCCATTGCCCAGGAACCATTTGAATGAAAGCAGTAATTAATTGTGCAACCTGTTGAGAGTGATCAAAATGGAAAAAATGACGGCCCTGTTTCATGCTGACATAACGATCACCGGATTTTAGCGTTTCAGACCAGCGGTCGTGTGAATTCACATCAACAACAAAATCAGAGTCACCATTTAAAACAAATGTCGGAACATTGGGTGCCAGCAAATTGTCAATAGGCTGATGATTAACGATGGAACCTTGAATAAACTCAGTATCTAAGCATTTCGCTAACAAACAGGGAAGTGCTTCAAAAGCACGAGAATTTTGATTTGAGAAGAGCAAAGATGAAAGATGACTCAAAATGGCTTTCCTCGAAGCTGGCAATTGACTTCGCATGTCCAGATAATGAGAGGACCAGTGATTGGCTGAGAAAGTATCCACGGAGAGCAGTGTAAGCGATTTTACCAGCTCGGGGTACTTTTCTGCAAAAAGACAGGCGATTGTGCCACTAATGCCGTGACCAATCAAATGCATCGGTTCGGAAGAGGCCATCAGCGTCTGCTTAAGGAGCTCGTGAACCGTCTCTATAGAGCACGATTCGTCGAGATCATGCTGAAAAGACCAACGCTGAACAGCAAACGAACGGCTTAATAATTGAGAAACGCGCTTATTGAGACAATACAAGGTCGGCTGCAGATCAATCCAGAGGACCTTGTCATGAGGCATATGTTGCACCATTTCATTTATTTTGAAAGAGCGCAGCACTCGAGGGAAAGCACAACTAACAAGCAGTTGTATAAAATGGAATCACGGTAAGTAGACAATAAAACTAAGTAAGAGTGCTGGTCACCAAAATTGAACCCTGCATAACCCTGTTTTTCAAGTGCAGGATCAGCTTTTGATCAATCTTGTCAGCGGATTGCTCAAGACACATCAGAGATTGATAAGCAGTCTCAGAAATAGAGCCCGAACAAGTCGTCTCAAGGTAGAGATCAACCACGTTCGGACGCGAGGAGAGCAATTGGGCTTGGCTATCAAACAAAAGAGAACGCAGCGATCCTTAAGTAAAAATAAAGGAGCAGAGAGGTGCGGCTTGTAACAAATGAAGCAGGCGAAGAGGTCGTGTCAGGCCAACAATCATCTGTGAAAATCAAACAATAAAAAAGACCCCTTTTGAAGGGGCCTTAGGAGGTCAACTGAAAGATGTGGATCAGTTGATTTTTGCTTTATCCATAGATTCAAAAGCGTTCACAACACTCTTGAAGTTAAAACCCATGCCTCTCAAAGCATGCCAGAGATGACCTTGTAGGAAGAAGAAAGCGAGATAGAAATGGGTATTCGCCAACCACGCACGAGCAGTATGTGCGTCACCAGGAAGAGTAGAGGTGTCTGTGAAGTAAGGGGAGAAAGCGAAGTTCAGCTTTAGGGGAGCACCATACAATTCGACCGGATAGATCGTTGTATTTTGTGCACACCAAATAGCAGTCACAAAACCCATTAGTGCAATGCCAGCCAATGAGTACGAGAGAATCGACTCACCGTTGTAAATCAGGACTTTTTTGAAAGGACCAAAAGGAGAACTGATGATATGCCAAACACCACCGATGGTGAGAATGAAAGCGAGAACAGCATGGCCACCCATCACATCTTCCAAGCTGCTGATCGTAAGGAAGTTTGTCTGATAGCCCCAAACCATTCCAAGATCAATATTTGGCTCAACAGTACGAACAGCTCCAAGCGAAGCATCGTAAATACCGTGAATTCGAGCCCATTCGACGAAAGCGATGACACCTAGACCTAGAAAAATCAGGTGATGGCCAAGAATGAAGGTGAGCTTTTTGGGATCATCCCAACTGAAATCAAACTTTTGAGCGCGTCCCGTGGCTTCTGAAAGATCCTTAGGAGCACGAAGAGTATGCCAAATGCCTGCTGCACCAAGAACAGCGGAAGAAACAAGGTGCGTCGCAGCCACAACAATCAGGGGCTGTTGGTCAATAATCACTCCACCATCACCAACGCCAAGGCCTAAACCAGCCAGGTGAGGAATCAAAATCAGACCCTGCTCACCCATCGGAAGGGAGCCGTCGTATCGAGCGAGTTCGAAGAGAGTGAATGCTCCGGCCCAGAACATAATGAGACCGGCATGAGCCGCATGCGCAGCGATGAAAGAGCCGGAGCGCTTCGCTACTCCAGAATTTCCCGCCCACCAGTCATAAGTGACTGATGAATTTCCATACGATTGCATTGGGAAAATGAAAGGCAATCACAACCTAATAACAAGGCAATTTGCTCTAATCATCCGTTAACAATAGTTTTCAAGGTAAAAATTTATGAGGCAGGGGTGAATTTCTTTTGTAACTAACTCTCGTAGCGTATGTCAACGAAACCGAAGAAGCGTCATGAAACCACAGCAAACCTTGTGAAAAGTCAATATTGCCCGATGGAAAACAAAAAGCGCTGTAAAGAGGAACAATTCAAAGGCTGTCAAACCCTCAAAGACAGCCAGGACCTGGCTTTCAAGCCAAGCCAAAGATGCAGCGACACACTCAATCAATTAAAAACAATCAAGTACTAAATCTTAAGGCAAATAAAAAACAAGCGAGAATAAAAAGTCAAGCCAAAGGAAGAATATCAACGCAAAAACTCGCCCGAACAATACAAAATCAAACCAAATGCAGGATTAAGATGATGCAGACGGAAAAAACAAGTTACGAAACGACTCGCGAATATCAAACATTAATTAGTGATAATAGAAGCAGAGTAAAGCCGACGTAAATGCAGACTATAAGATCGGCCTATAGGTAAGCAACAAAAAAGATCACCAAAGAAGCTCATGAATCAAAAATAACCTAGAAACAAGGTCAAAGCGTCGAAAAAGAAATTTCTACAATTAGATCAAAAGAACAGCATTCAAAATCTACCTACGCATCAATCATTACTAACATAGAAGGATCGCGCCAAAGCGGATAATCAATTCACTGATAATCGCCACATGTCAGTGAGTTCATCGAATCAGATATCGCGAAGATTAGGACCGAGTGAGGGTTGGCGACGCAAACGCGTAAGAATTGCGATGGCACTAAGGCAACAAGGGTGGTCTTACAAAACAATTTCAGAACATTTATTCGTATCACCTAAGTCAATCATGAGAGATATCAAATGCTTTGTGATTAATCCACGGAATTTACCTCGGCCTTAATTCTCAGAAGATGAACTGAGCAAAACGCATTAATCAAGATTCAAGATTAACTATATAGGGTATTGCTGAAAAAAATAGCTAAGCGAAGCCATCGCGTGGAAGGTAGAGGATTGAGGAGTTGTCAGCCCGACAACTCCTAAATCCAGATGCCGGTGCCCACCTGCATCATACTCAAGGCAGCCATTAAGACTGATAGAGCAGCGATTATCCAAGTCGCAATCTAATTGTGGTAGAAGGAGCTGCAAAGATCTCGACATTTTTAACAGAGCGGCGAATCATCAAGTTCAAGCAAGCAAGTGAGATGCTACAAAACAGAGATAATTAAAAAAACTATTCAATCGTTCAACATCACAAACTTGCAGATCGGATGAGATATTCAAATTAAACGCTGAACTAAAGCAATCGAATGGAAAAAGAACGAAGGCTCAGTCACCGATATAACACCTAGACCTAAAACTGATTTGAACGCAGATGCTCATATAGAGAATCAATCACAAAAAATATAAATCACAGTTATAAGATTACGAAAAAACAATGGTTCTCACCGAAGGAAAGAACCATTGGCAACATCTAAGCAATCAGCTATAAGCTTTAGCGATCAGAGGACCAGCTTGGTCATCAGTAAGAACTGGTGTGACTTCCCAATTAAGATATTCGGCCCATTCAGCAGCATGTTCATAACATGCATCAGCGTTATCAGCCTCAACGAGGATCCAACCTTCAACTGAGCCTGGACCATGAAAACGCTTCCAAGATTGACATGCTGGAAAAGGCGCTCCAGACGAAAGAAATTTCTTGGCGGCAATTTCGTGGTATCCGGTCTTAAAAGACCAATGCATCAAAAAAGTCATAAAAAATGATTGACTCAAATGGGTCGCACAGATACTAAGAAAAATACAGTACTTGAAGGGGCTTTGATGTAGAGACCGGCAATCAGATGCCGACAGCTAAAACGTAACCGCCACAGCTCAGAGAACATCTGAGATATGTGTCCGCTAAACAATATTTTTTTGATAAACAGTCATATCAACGCAAAAAGAGGTCTTAACGAATTAGAAAGACGATTCAAACTCTAATTATGTTTGCAGAAATTCAAAGCACCAAAACAGGATCACTCAAACAATGACAGAACAAACAAACCAACCCCAAAGGCAAGAAACAGGCCTAGAGCGACGAACACATCATTTACGCAATGGACTCATACTAGGTAAAAACACTCACTGAGTGCGCGGCGTAAGTCCCAGGTTTGATACCTGCCAGTTCAGCAAATGAAAAAACCAAAAGGTTAAAACCGGGTGAAAAATCAACACTATAGATAAAAAGACTAGAATCAAAGCAAAGAGAGTTATAAACACATGATTCAAGATCTTTATTATCTATCAACCCTCTATACTACGCTCAAGTGGAAGGATGTCCTCCTCAGAGGAGTCTTTAGAGATTGTTGGAACTGGTATTGCTATTTTAGCCTTTGCTTTTTTTATCGTAAATGGAGGAACTGCAAATGATGGAATGGGTACGCGCACCGAGAATTGACTGGTGCCAATTGGTACATTATTAATTGAACCAATTCTAGGACGATTTGGCAGTA
Above is a window of Synechococcus sp. BIOS-U3-1 DNA encoding:
- a CDS encoding NAD(P)/FAD-dependent oxidoreductase → MSDIFEADVIIIGGGPAGCACALYTARSSLKTYVLDKNPAVGALAITHKIANYPGVPTDTSGADLLKTMRDQAISYGANYQQVQVYGIDISGPEKTVYTPEGTFKGKTLVLATGAMGRTSTLPGEDQYLGRGVSYCATCDGAFYKNQQVAVYGSNQEAIDEALVLTKFASTVHWITNSKPSASCTGLSQLESSPNVQRWKRTRLTSVDGDDSGVTAVKLQESGCEDDTQLDVNGVFVYSSGSLPITDYLHGQIPLTEEGGVQVNDDMKTELDGVWAIGDIRNTPFKQAVVACSDGCIAAMSIDKFLNQRKEIRVDWVHR
- a CDS encoding alpha/beta fold hydrolase yields the protein MLRSFKINEMVQHMPHDKVLWIDLQPTLYCLNKRVSQLLSRSFAVQRWSFQHDLDESCSIETVHELLKQTLMASSEPMHLIGHGISGTIACLFAEKYPELVKSLTLLSVDTFSANHWSSHYLDMRSQLPASRKAILSHLSSLLFSNQNSRAFEALPCLLAKCLDTEFIQGSIVNHQPIDNLLAPNVPTFVLNGDSDFVVDVNSHDRWSETLKSGDRYVSMKQGRHFFHFDHSQQVAQLITAFIQMVPGQWIDRGLNANDFTSLARS
- a CDS encoding chlorophyll a/b binding light-harvesting protein, with product MQSYGNSSVTYDWWAGNSGVAKRSGSFIAAHAAHAGLIMFWAGAFTLFELARYDGSLPMGEQGLILIPHLAGLGLGVGDGGVIIDQQPLIVVAATHLVSSAVLGAAGIWHTLRAPKDLSEATGRAQKFDFSWDDPKKLTFILGHHLIFLGLGVIAFVEWARIHGIYDASLGAVRTVEPNIDLGMVWGYQTNFLTISSLEDVMGGHAVLAFILTIGGVWHIISSPFGPFKKVLIYNGESILSYSLAGIALMGFVTAIWCAQNTTIYPVELYGAPLKLNFAFSPYFTDTSTLPGDAHTARAWLANTHFYLAFFFLQGHLWHALRGMGFNFKSVVNAFESMDKAKIN
- a CDS encoding DUF3303 domain-containing protein, which produces MTFLMHWSFKTGYHEIAAKKFLSSGAPFPACQSWKRFHGPGSVEGWILVEADNADACYEHAAEWAEYLNWEVTPVLTDDQAGPLIAKAYS